Proteins from one Fuerstiella sp. genomic window:
- a CDS encoding S1 RNA-binding domain-containing protein yields MTTEDQHAADPTPDEPVTSAATSPENQDQSLPRGTESAAQPTVQKAVPSDDDQDQTDSVIAKVPAAQSHTQAPSAVSPAAEITNTSPSESSDSDPTSPAPPADQVLATAKVSPPPRSEAATRIRNQLTSQADDRSVESSEAAAGQDQARGGRTVEIPKDSELDAALESQIAEAMTSDTSAPVETAPVIGSETETDEGQSAPSEDELGPGSQLKGTVHQIHGDNVFVEAGVRSGVVVPLRQFPENKQPSVGDELTVIIESVDEDGLFRSRIPEGRHKPGGNWDALAAGQVVDCMITGTNKGGLQVTVSSLRGFMPASQVDLGYIADLEVYVGQKLTAQIMEVNKKKRNLVVSRRILLQAERASQQGDFWTSLEVGQDHEGTVKTIKDYGVFVDLGPMDGFLHIGEMAWSRINHPNTVVSEGQTIQVRILKLDAERQRISLGMKQLIQNPWLSAVERYAPERVVPGKVTRIADFGAFVELEPGIEGLVHISELAWRRVASVNEVLSTGQSCEFQVIEVDLKRKRISLSLKALESRPEQSPPREERKPQNERKPNPNLRGGTSESKGGRGLFGNPSDFT; encoded by the coding sequence ATGACTACGGAAGATCAGCATGCTGCAGATCCGACACCGGACGAACCTGTCACCAGCGCCGCAACATCACCGGAAAATCAAGACCAGTCCCTGCCCCGGGGGACCGAGTCTGCAGCTCAGCCAACAGTACAGAAAGCTGTTCCCTCCGATGATGATCAGGACCAGACAGATTCAGTGATCGCAAAGGTTCCTGCGGCGCAGTCCCACACTCAAGCTCCGTCTGCAGTGTCTCCCGCTGCTGAAATTACAAACACTTCGCCATCCGAGTCCTCCGATTCCGACCCAACCTCGCCAGCCCCCCCTGCCGACCAGGTGTTGGCAACGGCCAAGGTAAGTCCCCCCCCCAGGTCAGAAGCTGCCACACGAATTCGCAATCAGTTGACGTCACAGGCTGACGATCGGTCTGTGGAAAGTTCCGAGGCCGCAGCTGGTCAGGACCAGGCCCGTGGCGGCCGGACCGTTGAAATACCAAAGGACAGTGAACTGGATGCTGCCCTGGAATCACAAATAGCGGAAGCCATGACGTCCGACACGTCAGCTCCTGTGGAAACAGCCCCCGTTATCGGCAGTGAAACAGAAACAGACGAGGGACAGTCGGCACCCTCAGAGGATGAACTCGGTCCGGGATCCCAATTGAAAGGCACTGTCCATCAGATTCACGGTGACAACGTTTTCGTGGAAGCCGGTGTTCGCAGTGGAGTTGTTGTTCCTCTTCGACAGTTCCCGGAAAACAAGCAACCATCAGTCGGTGATGAACTGACGGTCATCATTGAGTCTGTTGATGAAGACGGACTGTTCAGGTCAAGAATTCCTGAAGGCCGTCACAAACCAGGTGGAAACTGGGATGCACTGGCAGCCGGACAGGTGGTTGACTGCATGATCACCGGCACGAATAAAGGTGGTTTGCAGGTCACGGTCAGCAGTCTGAGGGGATTCATGCCCGCCAGCCAGGTCGACTTGGGCTATATCGCTGATCTGGAGGTTTATGTGGGTCAAAAACTCACGGCTCAGATCATGGAGGTCAACAAGAAGAAACGCAATCTGGTGGTCAGTCGTCGAATCCTCCTTCAGGCAGAGCGAGCCAGTCAGCAGGGCGACTTCTGGACATCACTTGAAGTGGGACAGGACCACGAGGGAACCGTAAAAACCATTAAGGACTACGGTGTATTCGTCGATCTTGGACCAATGGACGGATTCCTTCACATTGGTGAAATGGCCTGGTCCCGAATCAATCATCCAAACACCGTGGTGAGCGAAGGGCAAACGATTCAGGTCCGAATCCTGAAACTGGACGCCGAGCGACAGCGGATCAGTCTGGGAATGAAACAACTCATACAAAACCCGTGGTTGTCTGCAGTTGAACGATATGCTCCCGAGCGAGTTGTTCCCGGCAAAGTGACACGGATTGCTGACTTCGGAGCGTTTGTGGAACTGGAACCTGGCATTGAGGGCCTTGTCCACATCAGCGAACTTGCCTGGCGGCGTGTGGCCAGTGTTAATGAAGTGCTCAGTACGGGACAGTCCTGCGAATTTCAGGTGATTGAAGTGGATCTGAAACGAAAACGAATCTCGCTTTCGCTTAAGGCTCTGGAAAGTCGGCCGGAACAATCTCCCCCTCGGGAAGAGAGGAAGCCCCAAAACGAGCGCAAACCCAATCCAAACCTTCGAGGCGGAACGAGTGAATCCAAGGGTGGACGCGGCCTGTTCGGAAATCCGTCGGATTTCACATAA
- a CDS encoding SUMF1/EgtB/PvdO family nonheme iron enzyme, whose amino-acid sequence MSFPPICSAALLFTIFCFAPGVGIKAICAQPPPRDTRTPSIDHSDTLARFVDELVSVTPGKNGFPETVALKSRELRLSYEIQIACYETTQELYQVVMGKNPSRWKGPRNSVESVSKKDAGRFCDLLTSMLRQKELIGPTAEVRLPTAAEWEYCCRAGSVEPFCFGRLDDSPKQLDRYAWHTGNAAGNDPAVGVLLPNTYGLYDVHGYLWEFVNADGTADSAPGTTWVMGGSWRDPAPRLAANSKKSIPISAASDAVGFRCVVTAVPLNSKNLSDR is encoded by the coding sequence ATGAGCTTTCCTCCAATTTGCTCAGCGGCATTGCTGTTCACCATCTTTTGTTTCGCCCCAGGAGTCGGGATCAAAGCCATCTGCGCACAGCCCCCCCCCCGGGATACACGTACACCATCCATCGATCACAGTGACACCCTGGCACGGTTTGTAGATGAACTGGTGTCGGTTACTCCCGGCAAAAACGGGTTTCCTGAAACGGTCGCACTGAAGTCGCGTGAATTACGCCTATCGTACGAAATTCAAATTGCGTGTTATGAAACAACTCAGGAACTCTATCAGGTTGTAATGGGCAAAAATCCGAGCCGCTGGAAGGGCCCCAGAAACTCAGTTGAGTCGGTTTCCAAAAAGGATGCTGGTCGATTCTGTGATCTTCTAACCTCGATGCTCCGACAAAAAGAACTGATTGGACCGACAGCTGAAGTCCGGCTGCCCACGGCCGCCGAATGGGAGTACTGCTGTCGGGCAGGCTCCGTTGAGCCATTCTGTTTCGGCCGACTGGATGATTCGCCGAAACAGCTGGACAGATACGCCTGGCACACAGGCAATGCGGCTGGAAATGACCCGGCGGTCGGAGTGCTGTTACCAAACACCTACGGTTTGTATGACGTTCATGGTTACCTGTGGGAATTTGTCAATGCCGACGGTACAGCAGACTCCGCGCCAGGTACGACGTGGGTGATGGGTGGATCGTGGCGAGACCCGGCACCTCGTTTGGCCGCTAACAGTAAAAAGTCCATCCCTATCAGTGCCGCAAGTGACGCGGTGGGGTTCCGATGTGTCGTGACTGCAGTCCCGTTGAATTCGAAGAATCTATCGGACCGGTAG